A single window of Vanessa tameamea isolate UH-Manoa-2023 chromosome 5, ilVanTame1 primary haplotype, whole genome shotgun sequence DNA harbors:
- the LOC113392629 gene encoding uncharacterized protein LOC113392629 isoform X1, whose protein sequence is MALVMLPCDLPWWTSVQRHLKHLLVASSPAKLMGSMLKIHDMCNIGIDPDDDIKDPELMKGLEEFIEEEMTEEERRNFLDNTIRIMVNKALHLKRWRPPKGLMFSLQQQSDVTELDYNFLSSLVAHAFFSTFPKRTLKSHPTLQDFNFTHFFKNLHRKSQRNKLKSLLHYFEWLDKNSNEGSIKLSRQVMTSKQWLTIEDWLECTLPLCKLLVRHEGRPERCENDEALRVCFASSRIGGEALLDGESQESLSMFMMPELLPVMLSVEALEDNEVLKVEGVRMFSRISDKRQKNNVELLDEPKTVTVCLMDAEDYSAMPLGQWEEDNVLRELNKSLLAFQQTPMKCRDSQKHERRLSPIGESFSQTPPEVETTVMIKQASSSSTINSISSRSPSPQHYTATELNLNDPSVELQKRKCWLSPDAGTLNNRRGRFIVLGSSGECLPVTRTAHPNLDTQEDSLYSSCNSSDDEFHSANDSFDYGSEDEGRGESARPNSFQYSKELSTEERRISFADRLREALRREAENSCTTSTTGDWSTDSSSYAVGISISGAEVNDNDIRVKRGGSVGFVLTEKENMENGNRPPRLLSRKETGNSSKYSFSTEYTSELEEVYEQFNQWLNDPIGDNDSSENKNRELDSRDLAVIRFAGSLLKRTLSESMASGVGDGADAAELYGRDSRERSAPRRLALAARSLSLELARHRHRLAAHLKRKVKESIPEDLLDTSINNKTENDNEPRSIGSSTETCSTQVSNPINRKKKLNWVVNMIVETIEETVECEPVTIKIKKPKLNQLAHKIVTGGSCRPIATGNWGCGRRQRGHPQLKLLLQWLSASVAGVPALIYYTFGNDKLFKLDTLVRVLTDRKWTVGQLSRAVLKFSRQTLHEPHVIPDNHTLFDELIGIEKVPDNF, encoded by the exons atggCGCTTGTTATGTTACCTTGCGACCTGCCATGGTGGACTTCTGTGCAACGCCACCTCAAACATTTACTCGTGGCTTCCTCGCCGGCAAAACTAATGGGCAGCATGCTTAAAATTCACGATATGTGCAA TATAGGGATAGATCCAGATGACGACATCAAAGATCCAGAACTTATGAAGGGGCTTGAAGAATTTATAGAAGAAGAGATGACAGAGGAGGAAAGGCGGAACTTTTTAGACAATACAATACGTATCATGGTGAACAAAGCACTACATCTTAAAAGATGGCGCCCACCGAAAGGACTCATGTTTAGTTTACAACAACAAa gtgaTGTGACTGAACTCGATTATAATTTCCTTTCTTCACTCGTTGCTCACGCTTTCTTCTCTACTTTTCCAAAACGCACGCTCAAATCACATCCAACGCTGCAAGACTTCAACTTtacgcatttttttaaaaatttacacag aaaatcgcaaagaaataaattaaaaagcttGCTTCATTACTTCGAATGGCTAGATAAAAATAGCAACGAAGGATCCATTAAATTAAGTAGACAG GTAATGACATCAAAGCAATGGCTGACAATAGAAGACTGGTTGGAATGTACGCTTCCCTTGTGTAAGTTGTTGGTGAGGCACGAAGGGCGACCCGAGCGCTGCGAAAACGATGAAGCATTAAGGGTTTGCTTCGCTTCCAGCCGTATTGGTGGTGAAGCACTTCTCGATGGGGAATCACAG GAATCCCTTTCAATGTTCATGATGCCGGAGCTGCTGCCTGTCATGCTTTCCGTTGAGGCTCTCGAAGACAACGAAGTTTTAAAAGTAGAAGGAGTTAGAATGTTTAGCAGAATAAGTGACAAGCGACAGAAGAATAACGTAGAACTACTCGATGAACCAAAAACG GTTACAGTTTGCCTTATGGACGCTGAGGACTACAGCGCGATGCCTCTTGGTCAATGGGAAGAAGACAATGTACTTCGAGAGCTGAACAAAAGTCTATTAGCTTTCCAGCAAACTCCTATGAAATGTCGCGATTCTCAAAAACATGAAAGACGACTATCACCTATTG gcGAATCGTTCAGTCAAACACCACCAGAAGTTGAAACAACGGTTATGATAAAGCAGGCGTCTTCATCAAGTACGATAAATAGTATAAGCAGCAGAAGTCCTTCGCCGCAACACTATACCGCTACAGAACTAAACTTGAATGATCCAA GTGTAGAGTTACAAAAACGTAAATGCTGGTTATCACCTGACGCTGGCACTTTAAACAACCGACGAGGCAGGTTCATCGTGCTAGGTTCTTCCGGAGAGTGTCTACCTGTCACCCGGACCGCACACCCTAATCTCGACACACAGGAAGACAGTCTCTACTCGAGCTGCAACTCAAGTGACGATGAATTCCACAGTGCCAATGATAGCTTCGATTATG GTAGCGAAGATGAGGGTAGAGGGGAAAGTGCACGTCCAAATTCATTCCAATATTCCAAAGAACTTTCCACCGAGGAAAGAAGAATTAGTTTCGCTGACAGACTGAGGGAAGCTCTCCGAAGGGAAGCTGAAAACTCTTGCACCACGAGCACCACTGGGGACTGGTCCACTGACAGTTCTAGTTATGCTGTCGGTATCAGCATATCTGGAGCTGAAGTTAACGACAATGATATCAG GGTAAAACGAGGTGGTTCCGTCGGATTCGTGTTGACAGAGAAAGAAAATATGGAAAATGGCAACAGGCCACCTCGACTTCTTTCCAGGAAAGAGACTGGAAACAGTTCTAAGTACAGCTTCAGTACCGAATAtac TTCAGAATTAGAAGAAGTTTACGAACAATTCAACCAGTGGCTGAATGATCCCATTGGGGATAACGATAGCtccgaaaataaaaatagggaATTGGATTCCCGAGATTTGGCTGTGATTAG ATTCGCTGGGTCACTTTTGAAACGAACGCTGAGCGAATCGATGGCGAGCGGCGTGGGCGACGGCGCGGACGCGGCGGAGCTGTACGGCCGAGATTCGCGTGAGCGCAGCGCGCCGCGCCGTCTCGCTCTCGCGGCGCGCTCCCTCTCGCTCGAACTCGCGCGACATCGGCACCGTCTAGCCGCGCATCTG AAACGTAAAGTAAAAGAATCGATACCAGAAGATTTATTAGACACGAGTATAAACAACAAAACAGAGAATGATAACGAGCCGAGGTCCATCGGCTCCTCAACCGAAACTTGTTCGACGCAAGTGTCGAACCCGATTAACAgaaagaaaaaactaaattgGGTAGTAAACATGATAGTCGAAACGATAGAAGAAACGGTCGAATGCGAACCAGTCacgattaaaataaagaaaccaAAG CTAAACCAACTGGCTCATAAGATAGTAACGGGCGGGTCGTGTCGTCCCATAGCTACGGGCAACTGGGGCTGCGGGCGGCGGCAGCGAGGACATCCACAGCTCAAACTACTGCTACAGTGGTTGTCTGCCAGTGTGGCTGGCGTGCCAGCtctcatttattatacattcgggaatgataaattattcaag CTGGACACATTAGTAAGAGTACTCACAGATAGGAAATGGACAGTCGGTCAGCTGTCACGAGCAGTGCTTAAATTTTCGCGGCAAACGCTACACGAGCCGCACGTCATTCCCGATAATCATACACTCTTCGATGAACTAATCGGTATCGAAAAAGTTCCGGATAATTTTTGA
- the LOC113392629 gene encoding uncharacterized protein LOC113392629 isoform X2 encodes MALVMLPCDLPWWTSVQRHLKHLLVASSPAKLMGSMLKIHDMCNIGIDPDDDIKDPELMKGLEEFIEEEMTEEERRNFLDNTIRIMVNKALHLKRWRPPKGLMFSLQQQSDVTELDYNFLSSLVAHAFFSTFPKRTLKSHPTLQDFNFTHFFKNLHRKSQRNKLKSLLHYFEWLDKNSNEGSIKLSRQVMTSKQWLTIEDWLECTLPLCKLLVRHEGRPERCENDEALRVCFASSRIGGEALLDGESQESLSMFMMPELLPVMLSVEALEDNEVLKVEGVRMFSRISDKRQKNNVELLDEPKTVTVCLMDAEDYSAMPLGQWEEDNVLRELNKSLLAFQQTPMKCRDSQKHERRLSPIGESFSQTPPEVETTVMIKQASSSSTINSISSRSPSPQHYTATELNLNDPSVELQKRKCWLSPDAGTLNNRRGRFIVLGSSGECLPVTRTAHPNLDTQEDSLYSSCNSSDDEFHSANDSFDYGSEDEGRGESARPNSFQYSKELSTEERRISFADRLREALRREAENSCTTSTTGDWSTDSSSYAVGISISGAEVNDNDIRVKRGGSVGFVLTEKENMENGNRPPRLLSRKETGNSSKYSFSTEYTSELEEVYEQFNQWLNDPIGDNDSSENKNRELDSRDLAVIRFAGSLLKRTLSESMASGVGDGADAAELYGRDSRERSAPRRLALAARSLSLELARHRHRLAAHLLNQLAHKIVTGGSCRPIATGNWGCGRRQRGHPQLKLLLQWLSASVAGVPALIYYTFGNDKLFKLDTLVRVLTDRKWTVGQLSRAVLKFSRQTLHEPHVIPDNHTLFDELIGIEKVPDNF; translated from the exons atggCGCTTGTTATGTTACCTTGCGACCTGCCATGGTGGACTTCTGTGCAACGCCACCTCAAACATTTACTCGTGGCTTCCTCGCCGGCAAAACTAATGGGCAGCATGCTTAAAATTCACGATATGTGCAA TATAGGGATAGATCCAGATGACGACATCAAAGATCCAGAACTTATGAAGGGGCTTGAAGAATTTATAGAAGAAGAGATGACAGAGGAGGAAAGGCGGAACTTTTTAGACAATACAATACGTATCATGGTGAACAAAGCACTACATCTTAAAAGATGGCGCCCACCGAAAGGACTCATGTTTAGTTTACAACAACAAa gtgaTGTGACTGAACTCGATTATAATTTCCTTTCTTCACTCGTTGCTCACGCTTTCTTCTCTACTTTTCCAAAACGCACGCTCAAATCACATCCAACGCTGCAAGACTTCAACTTtacgcatttttttaaaaatttacacag aaaatcgcaaagaaataaattaaaaagcttGCTTCATTACTTCGAATGGCTAGATAAAAATAGCAACGAAGGATCCATTAAATTAAGTAGACAG GTAATGACATCAAAGCAATGGCTGACAATAGAAGACTGGTTGGAATGTACGCTTCCCTTGTGTAAGTTGTTGGTGAGGCACGAAGGGCGACCCGAGCGCTGCGAAAACGATGAAGCATTAAGGGTTTGCTTCGCTTCCAGCCGTATTGGTGGTGAAGCACTTCTCGATGGGGAATCACAG GAATCCCTTTCAATGTTCATGATGCCGGAGCTGCTGCCTGTCATGCTTTCCGTTGAGGCTCTCGAAGACAACGAAGTTTTAAAAGTAGAAGGAGTTAGAATGTTTAGCAGAATAAGTGACAAGCGACAGAAGAATAACGTAGAACTACTCGATGAACCAAAAACG GTTACAGTTTGCCTTATGGACGCTGAGGACTACAGCGCGATGCCTCTTGGTCAATGGGAAGAAGACAATGTACTTCGAGAGCTGAACAAAAGTCTATTAGCTTTCCAGCAAACTCCTATGAAATGTCGCGATTCTCAAAAACATGAAAGACGACTATCACCTATTG gcGAATCGTTCAGTCAAACACCACCAGAAGTTGAAACAACGGTTATGATAAAGCAGGCGTCTTCATCAAGTACGATAAATAGTATAAGCAGCAGAAGTCCTTCGCCGCAACACTATACCGCTACAGAACTAAACTTGAATGATCCAA GTGTAGAGTTACAAAAACGTAAATGCTGGTTATCACCTGACGCTGGCACTTTAAACAACCGACGAGGCAGGTTCATCGTGCTAGGTTCTTCCGGAGAGTGTCTACCTGTCACCCGGACCGCACACCCTAATCTCGACACACAGGAAGACAGTCTCTACTCGAGCTGCAACTCAAGTGACGATGAATTCCACAGTGCCAATGATAGCTTCGATTATG GTAGCGAAGATGAGGGTAGAGGGGAAAGTGCACGTCCAAATTCATTCCAATATTCCAAAGAACTTTCCACCGAGGAAAGAAGAATTAGTTTCGCTGACAGACTGAGGGAAGCTCTCCGAAGGGAAGCTGAAAACTCTTGCACCACGAGCACCACTGGGGACTGGTCCACTGACAGTTCTAGTTATGCTGTCGGTATCAGCATATCTGGAGCTGAAGTTAACGACAATGATATCAG GGTAAAACGAGGTGGTTCCGTCGGATTCGTGTTGACAGAGAAAGAAAATATGGAAAATGGCAACAGGCCACCTCGACTTCTTTCCAGGAAAGAGACTGGAAACAGTTCTAAGTACAGCTTCAGTACCGAATAtac TTCAGAATTAGAAGAAGTTTACGAACAATTCAACCAGTGGCTGAATGATCCCATTGGGGATAACGATAGCtccgaaaataaaaatagggaATTGGATTCCCGAGATTTGGCTGTGATTAG ATTCGCTGGGTCACTTTTGAAACGAACGCTGAGCGAATCGATGGCGAGCGGCGTGGGCGACGGCGCGGACGCGGCGGAGCTGTACGGCCGAGATTCGCGTGAGCGCAGCGCGCCGCGCCGTCTCGCTCTCGCGGCGCGCTCCCTCTCGCTCGAACTCGCGCGACATCGGCACCGTCTAGCCGCGCATCTG CTAAACCAACTGGCTCATAAGATAGTAACGGGCGGGTCGTGTCGTCCCATAGCTACGGGCAACTGGGGCTGCGGGCGGCGGCAGCGAGGACATCCACAGCTCAAACTACTGCTACAGTGGTTGTCTGCCAGTGTGGCTGGCGTGCCAGCtctcatttattatacattcgggaatgataaattattcaag CTGGACACATTAGTAAGAGTACTCACAGATAGGAAATGGACAGTCGGTCAGCTGTCACGAGCAGTGCTTAAATTTTCGCGGCAAACGCTACACGAGCCGCACGTCATTCCCGATAATCATACACTCTTCGATGAACTAATCGGTATCGAAAAAGTTCCGGATAATTTTTGA
- the LOC113392667 gene encoding COP9 signalosome complex subunit 6, producing MSSADRIDFEMEVEVESASSGPPVDLPNPTSPAPSAAGNPKSVVVTTATSGSVTVSLHPLVIMNVSEHWTRLRAQEGSPQTVIGALIGKQKGRNIEVMNSFELVFSVIDGDIIIDRDYYNLKEEQFKQVFSDMDFLGWYTTGDTPTEKDIAVHRQICDINECPVMLMLNPAGRKGDQLPVVLYESVIDVVNGRATMLLAPLTYTLAAEEAERIGVDHVARVSSGEAALNSLVAEHLTAQRSAIKMLVSRVRAVLATVRAIRDGALPPRPTLLREARALSNRLPLLTSQQFRTHFYNQCNDVALMTYLGTITKGCNAINQLVNRFNVLYDRQGMGRRMRGLFF from the exons ATGTCTAGTGCAGACCGCATTGATTTTGAAATGGAGGTAGAAGTAGAAAGTGCTTCATCAGGACCGCCAGTTGATTTGCCAAATCCCACGTCTCCCGCACCATCAGCTGCTGGTAATCCTAAAAGTGTCGTAGTAACTACCGCTACCTCTGGCTCCGTAACTGTCTCTCTTCATCCATTAGTTATTATGAATGTTTCTGAACACTGGACTAGGTTGAGAGCTCAAGAGGGTTCTCCACAAACTG taATTGGAGCTCTAATAGGCAAACAAAAGGGTCGGAACATTGAAGTCATGAACTCATTTGAATTAGTTTTTAGTGTCATTGATGgtgatataattatagatagagattactataatttaaaggAAGAACAAT TTAAGCAAGTATTCTCAGACATGGACTTTCTGGGCTGGTATACTACTGGAGACACTCCAACAGAGAAGGATATAGCTGTCCACCGACAGATTTGTGATATAAATGAATGTCCAGTGATGTTGATGCTCAATCCAGCGGGCAGGAAGGGTGAT caATTGCCAGTAGTGTTGTACGAGTCAGTAATAGATGTGGTAAATGGACGGGCTACTATGCTTCTTGCACCTCTAACATATACTTTGGCTGCTGAAGAAGCCGAAAGGATTGGTGTTGATCATGTAGCAAGAGTGTCATCTGGTGAAGCGGCACTTAATAGCTTGG TTGCGGAGCATCTGACAGCTCAAAGATCAGCTATAAAAATGTTGGTTTCCCGAGTGCGTGCGGTGCTCGCGACCGTGCGGGCTATCCGCGACGGCGCGCTGCCGCCGCGTCCGACGCTACTTAGAGAAGCGAGAGCGCTTTCTAACAGACTTCCATTACTGACTTCTCAGCAATTCCGTACGCACTTCTATAAT CAATGCAATGATGTGGCGCTTATGACTTACCTGGGTACGATCACGAAGGGCTGTAACGCGATCAACCAACTCGTGAACAGATTCAATGTTCTGTACGACAGGCAGGGCATGGGACGTCGCATGAGGGGACTTTTCTTTTAG
- the LOC113392668 gene encoding phosphatidate cytidylyltransferase, mitochondrial, with product MASTAVKVAGAVKDISPLYYRILSKFPQNFTFCFAYGSAVKPQIGNQKKHNMIDLIYCVDNSYRWHGANIEMNPSHYSALRFLGKGFVARFQENWGAKVYFNTLVDIKEENVTIKYGVVSQKDLIADLLDWNDLYLAGRLHKPVEIIKQTNSSHLQNALQSNLRSAVHTTLLILPETFSEYDFYFAISNLSYAGDFRMTFGENKNKVRNIVQPQLLNFRELYRPILQQFHAYVDFPTGDAQCHQDLNPETKLHHLMQLPMVPQQRIVKFWNHGGLQQDMEDVLRAVAYDIDCAVILRQILKDLVWQSSVRQSLKGIPTAGILKSIRYSAKKIAKMF from the coding sequence ATGGCATCTACAGCGGTAAAAGTTGCGGGTGCTGTAAAGGATATTTCTCCTCTTTATTATAGAATACTATCCAAATTCCCACAGAATTTTACATTCTGCTTTGCGTACGGATCAGCTGTCAAGCCACAAATAGGCAATCAAAAGAAGCATAATATGATCGATCTCATATACTGCGTTGATAACTCATATCGATGGCACGGCGCTAATATTGAGATGAATCCATCTCATTACTCAGCACTTCGTTTTCTTGGAAAAGGCTTTGTTGCAAGATTTCAAGAGAATTGGGGTGCTAAAGTTTACTTCAATACTTTAGTGGATATCAAAGAGGAAAATGTAACTATCAAGTATGGTGTTGTCTCGCAAAAAGATCTCATTGCAGATCTCCTAGACTGGAATGACTTATATCTTGCAGGCAGACTTCATAAACCAGTGGagattattaaacaaacaaatagtTCCCACCTTCAAAATGCACTCCAATCAAATTTACGTTCAGCTGTTCACACAACTTTATTAATTCTGCCCGAAACCTTTTCTGAGTATGACTTCTATTTTGCAATCTCTAATTTAAGCTATGCTGGTGATTTTAGAATGACTTTTggggaaaacaaaaataaagttcgaAATATTGTTCAACCACAACTATTGAACTTTCGAGAACTCTACAGACCAATCTTACAGCAATTCCATGCATATGTAGATTTTCCAACAGGAGATGCTCAATGTCATCAAGACTTAAATCCTGAAACTAAATTGCATCACCTTATGCAATTACCTATGGTTCCACAGCAAAGGATAGTGAAGTTTTGGAATCATGGTGGACTTCAGCAAGACATGGAGGATGTTCTCCGAGCTGTAGCCTATGACATTGATTGTGCGGTTATATTAAGACAAATTTTAAAAGATCTAGTTTGGCAGTCAAGTGTGAGACAGTCATTAAAGGGAATCCCCACAGCtggaattttaaaatcaattcgtTACAGTGCAAAGAAAAttgcaaaaatgttttaa